A genomic stretch from Ancylothrix sp. D3o includes:
- a CDS encoding restriction endonuclease subunit S, translated as MSEYNFLSLEQSDIAIIDGDRGKNYPSPEDFVEKGFCLFLNTKNVRENGFDFSNAQFISKEKDDNLRKGKLQRNDIVLTTRGTLGNIGFYNQTISYNHIRINSGMVILRCGQSIDPKFIYLFLKSSIFKNQVQSFQSGSAQPQLPIKDLKCILIPDLVLSKQKQIADILSCLDNKIDNLHRQNETLEKIAQTLFKHWFIDFEFPNDDGKPYKSAGGAMVASELGDIPAGWRIGKLGEVAKNHSQTYNFKDKEKIIFINTGDVLNGDFLHDEYVSISTLPGQAKKRIAKGDILYSEIRPINKRFAYVNFDSTDYVVSTKFMIVRANHLILPRLLYLILKRQDTIQEFQKIAESRSGTFPQITFESVSNLDLIIPNIDVQKQLMPLLTLMLEKQEFNTKHIKTLTLTRDTLLPKLMSGQIRVKQIESLIEEVK; from the coding sequence ATGAGTGAATATAACTTCTTATCGTTAGAGCAAAGTGATATAGCTATTATTGATGGAGATAGAGGTAAAAACTACCCCTCCCCAGAAGATTTTGTAGAAAAAGGTTTTTGTCTATTTTTGAACACTAAAAATGTAAGAGAAAATGGTTTTGATTTTTCCAATGCTCAATTTATATCAAAAGAAAAAGATGATAACTTAAGAAAGGGTAAATTACAAAGAAATGATATTGTATTAACAACAAGAGGAACGCTTGGGAATATTGGTTTTTATAATCAAACTATTTCTTATAATCACATTAGAATTAATTCTGGTATGGTCATTTTGAGATGTGGTCAGAGCATAGATCCTAAATTTATTTATTTATTTCTAAAATCTAGTATATTCAAAAATCAAGTCCAATCTTTTCAGTCTGGCTCTGCACAACCTCAACTACCAATTAAAGACTTAAAATGTATATTGATTCCAGACTTAGTGTTATCAAAACAAAAACAAATAGCTGATATTTTATCCTGTCTCGATAATAAAATAGACAACCTCCACCGGCAAAACGAAACCCTAGAGAAAATCGCACAAACACTGTTTAAGCATTGGTTCATTGACTTTGAATTTCCCAACGATGACGGCAAACCTTATAAATCAGCCGGTGGGGCGATGGTTGCTTCTGAGTTGGGGGATATTCCTGCCGGTTGGCGTATTGGGAAGTTGGGAGAAGTAGCCAAAAATCATTCTCAAACTTATAATTTTAAAGATAAAGAAAAAATTATTTTTATAAATACTGGAGATGTTTTAAACGGCGATTTTTTACATGATGAATATGTTTCTATTAGCACCCTTCCAGGTCAAGCAAAAAAGAGAATTGCAAAAGGAGATATTTTATACAGTGAAATTAGACCCATTAACAAAAGGTTTGCTTATGTAAATTTTGATTCAACTGATTATGTCGTTTCAACAAAGTTTATGATAGTGAGAGCAAATCATTTAATATTACCCCGCCTTTTATATTTAATCTTAAAACGACAAGATACTATTCAAGAATTCCAGAAAATAGCAGAATCGCGCTCTGGAACTTTTCCACAAATTACTTTTGAATCTGTATCTAATTTGGATTTAATTATACCAAATATTGATGTTCAAAAACAATTAATGCCATTACTAACACTAATGTTAGAAAAACAAGAATTTAATACTAAACATATTAAAACCCTAACCCTAACCCGTGACACTTTATTACCTAAATTAATGAGTGGCCAGATTCGGGTTAAGCAAATAGAAAGCCTAATAGAGGAGGTAAAATGA
- a CDS encoding DUF4926 domain-containing protein, which produces MKFLDVVAVLENLPERGLYRGQVGTIVEEYEPGVFEIEFSDDTGKAYAIETLSEHQLMVLPVSCRT; this is translated from the coding sequence ATGAAGTTCTTAGATGTTGTTGCTGTACTAGAAAACTTACCCGAACGAGGACTCTATCGAGGGCAAGTTGGCACAATTGTTGAGGAATACGAACCAGGCGTTTTTGAAATTGAATTTAGCGATGATACAGGAAAAGCTTACGCCATAGAAACCCTAAGCGAACATCAGTTAATGGTTTTACCAGTATCCTGTAGAACCTGA
- a CDS encoding class I SAM-dependent DNA methyltransferase translates to MAKSSTGKTKENNETLEQKLWKSADKLRKNMDAAEYKHVVLGLIFLKYISDSFEQLHQKLLNGDEQYAGADPEDKDEYLAENVFFVPEKARWSYLQAQAKQPEIGKYVDEAMIAIEQENPGLRGVLSKVYAKQNLDKTSLGGLIDLIGSFKLVRDKKSSAEQLELDLEQNAKKLQQADVLGRVYEYFLGQFALEEGKKGGQFYTPEPIVKLLVEMLEPYNGRVFDPCCGSGGMFVQSEKFVANHQGRLDDISIYGQESNETTYRLCKMNLAIRGIDSSNIKWNNEGSFLNDAHPSLKADFIIANPPFNDSDWGGEHLRNDGRWKYGVPPVGNANFAWVQHFLYHLAPTGSAGFVLSNGSLSSNTGGEGEIRQKLVEDDLVDCIVMLPTQLFYNTGIPACLWFLSRYKNGNKNRSRKGEVLFIDASELGEMINRRNRTFTDSDIDKIANTYHEWKKKNGNYHDIKGFCKSATLEDIEKHKFVLTPGRYVGIPDEVEEEITFEEKMEVLTAELFQQMREAEILDKEIRLQLAKVGFNLEGEMFN, encoded by the coding sequence ATGGCGAAAAGTAGCACCGGCAAAACCAAGGAGAACAACGAAACCTTAGAGCAGAAGCTCTGGAAATCTGCCGATAAGCTGCGGAAAAATATGGATGCAGCCGAATACAAGCACGTTGTCCTAGGGCTAATTTTCCTCAAATATATCTCTGACTCGTTTGAACAATTACACCAGAAATTACTAAATGGCGATGAACAATATGCTGGAGCCGATCCCGAAGATAAAGACGAATACCTAGCAGAGAATGTTTTTTTCGTACCAGAGAAAGCCCGCTGGTCATATCTCCAAGCTCAAGCAAAACAGCCAGAAATCGGCAAATATGTTGATGAGGCGATGATTGCCATTGAACAGGAAAATCCTGGCTTAAGAGGCGTACTATCTAAAGTTTATGCTAAACAAAACTTAGATAAAACTTCCTTGGGCGGGTTAATTGATTTAATAGGGAGTTTTAAATTAGTCAGAGACAAGAAAAGCTCGGCTGAACAGTTAGAATTAGATTTAGAACAGAATGCTAAAAAACTTCAACAAGCGGATGTTCTAGGGCGCGTTTATGAATATTTTTTAGGCCAATTTGCCCTAGAGGAAGGCAAGAAAGGGGGACAATTCTACACCCCCGAACCGATTGTTAAATTATTAGTAGAAATGTTAGAACCTTACAACGGTCGAGTATTTGACCCCTGTTGTGGTTCGGGTGGGATGTTTGTACAAAGTGAAAAGTTTGTGGCAAACCACCAAGGCCGGTTAGATGATATTTCTATTTATGGGCAAGAAAGCAACGAAACTACCTATCGCCTATGTAAGATGAATTTAGCGATTAGGGGCATTGATTCATCTAATATCAAATGGAACAATGAGGGGTCATTTCTTAATGATGCTCACCCTAGTTTAAAAGCAGATTTTATTATTGCTAACCCCCCCTTTAATGATAGTGATTGGGGAGGCGAACATTTAAGGAATGATGGACGCTGGAAATATGGTGTCCCCCCAGTCGGTAATGCTAACTTTGCTTGGGTACAACATTTCCTTTATCATCTAGCCCCCACCGGCAGCGCAGGCTTTGTTTTATCCAATGGTTCTCTCTCTTCTAATACGGGAGGGGAGGGTGAGATTAGGCAGAAGCTAGTCGAAGATGACTTAGTAGATTGTATTGTCATGTTACCGACTCAGCTATTTTATAACACCGGCATTCCCGCTTGTTTATGGTTTCTGAGCCGGTATAAAAATGGTAATAAAAATCGTTCTCGCAAAGGCGAAGTATTATTTATTGATGCTTCTGAACTGGGAGAAATGATTAACCGTAGAAACCGGACATTTACGGATAGCGATATTGATAAAATTGCCAATACTTACCACGAATGGAAGAAGAAAAACGGTAATTACCACGATATTAAAGGGTTTTGTAAATCCGCCACTTTAGAAGATATTGAAAAGCATAAGTTTGTTCTGACTCCAGGGCGTTATGTGGGGATTCCTGATGAGGTGGAAGAGGAGATAACCTTTGAGGAGAAAATGGAGGTATTGACGGCTGAGTTATTCCAACAAATGCGGGAAGCTGAGATTTTAGATAAGGAAATTAGGTTACAATTAGCTAAGGTTGGTTTTAATCTTGAGGGTGAAATGTTTAATTAA
- a CDS encoding type II toxin-antitoxin system mRNA interferase toxin, RelE/StbE family gives MILTTDASFKRAFKRLVKKNPQLQDKILAVLELLGNDPFHPSLKSHKLTGQLEGLWSCSVSYDCRVIFAFKKEIETDNDLIVLIDIGSHDEVY, from the coding sequence ATGATATTAACGACTGATGCGAGTTTTAAAAGAGCTTTTAAGCGATTGGTTAAAAAAAATCCCCAATTACAGGATAAGATATTAGCGGTCTTAGAGTTGTTGGGTAACGATCCTTTTCATCCGTCTTTAAAGTCTCATAAATTAACGGGACAACTAGAGGGGTTATGGTCTTGTTCGGTTAGTTACGATTGCCGAGTTATTTTTGCTTTTAAGAAGGAGATAGAAACGGATAACGATTTAATTGTCTTAATTGATATTGGTAGCCATGATGAGGTTTATTAG
- a CDS encoding type I restriction endonuclease subunit R, whose product MKFTTEDEIELYNLKLLESLGYSYRCGYDIQPEGQHQERKSFSDILLKDRLQNAITKLNPDIPLEAREEAFRQITTLNTPDFLNNNETFHKYLTEGIEIDFQWNGESRGGKVWLIDFNYPENNEFLAVNQFTVIEDNHNRRPDIILFINGLPLVVIELKNASDDTADLKAAYNQLQTYKREIPSLFTYNTLLIISDGLKARAGSLSADFNRFQAWKTPDIEDDLNRNELGILTNGILNKPTLLDLIRHFTVFEKIKKIDPQTEVITLETVKKIAAYHQYYAVNKAVESVIKASSETGDGKGGVVWHTQGSGKSLSMVFLTGKLVLTLNNPTVVVLTDRNDLDDQLFDTFAGCRQLLRQEPQQADNRSQLRELLTVDAGGIVFTTVQKFSPENDENIYPEISPRTNIIVLADEAHRSQYGFKARQVNIKDAEGKVIGKQTKYGFAKYIRDALPHATFVGFTGTPVEETDKNTPAIFGDYIDIYDIAQAVKDGATVPIYYEGRLVKVDLDENGRKLLDELDEDLQYEDLTTTQKAKANQTQLEAIVGSTERLRTIAKDIVTHFEQRQTVNRGKGMIVTMSRRIAADLYEKIIELRPNWHSDDLDTGIIKVVMTAAASDEEKLVKHHTSKKDRQILAKRLKDPDNSLQLVIVCDMWLTGFDAPCLHTMYIDKPLKSHNLMQAIARINRVYFDKMGGLIVDYLGFAQELKQALSFYSQSGGRGNIVVDQQEAVGVFLTQLEIVEQIMAGCPYQHYFTASTGDKLNLLKTATNYIADPSRKTQFQDAVVALSKAFSLAVPHPDALREAEKLSFFQAIQASLKKLEISDGGVSNIEIETAIRQVVDQALVSSAVINIFDEAGIKNPDLSIISDEFMEEVQGMEHKNLAVELLTRLLKDEVKAKSRTNIVQSRKLAEMLEEALRRYQNQVISVTDIIEELLGIARDTQAANKRGEELNLEPYELAFYDALAQNESARDVMGVEQLRELAIVLVQRIRQNATIDWNLKENVRARMKVMVKRLLREYGYPPDMQALATELVLEQAKVFTASVVS is encoded by the coding sequence ATGAAATTTACCACAGAAGACGAAATCGAATTGTACAACCTAAAACTACTTGAAAGCCTCGGTTACAGTTATCGATGTGGTTATGATATCCAACCGGAAGGCCAACACCAAGAAAGGAAAAGTTTTAGTGATATTTTATTAAAAGATAGACTGCAAAACGCTATCACTAAACTTAACCCCGATATTCCCTTAGAAGCTAGGGAAGAAGCATTTCGACAAATTACAACCCTTAATACTCCTGACTTTCTCAATAATAACGAAACTTTCCATAAATACTTAACAGAAGGGATAGAGATTGATTTTCAATGGAATGGGGAAAGCAGAGGTGGTAAGGTTTGGTTAATTGATTTTAATTATCCTGAAAACAACGAATTCTTAGCCGTTAATCAATTTACTGTTATTGAAGATAACCACAACCGCCGACCGGATATTATTTTATTTATTAATGGTTTACCCCTAGTTGTCATTGAACTAAAAAATGCTTCGGACGATACAGCAGATTTAAAAGCTGCTTATAATCAACTGCAAACCTACAAACGAGAAATTCCTAGTTTATTTACCTATAATACTTTATTAATTATTTCGGATGGCTTAAAAGCCCGTGCAGGTTCACTATCTGCTGACTTTAACCGGTTTCAAGCTTGGAAAACTCCTGATATTGAAGATGACTTAAACCGCAACGAATTAGGGATTTTAACAAACGGTATTTTAAATAAACCCACCCTTCTCGACTTAATTCGTCATTTCACAGTATTTGAGAAAATCAAAAAGATAGACCCCCAAACAGAAGTTATTACCCTAGAGACCGTTAAGAAAATCGCAGCCTATCATCAATACTATGCTGTAAATAAAGCCGTTGAATCCGTTATAAAAGCATCATCGGAAACGGGAGATGGTAAGGGAGGTGTAGTTTGGCATACTCAAGGCAGCGGCAAATCCCTTTCAATGGTTTTCTTAACAGGTAAATTAGTATTAACTTTGAATAACCCGACGGTGGTTGTTTTAACGGATAGGAATGATTTAGATGATCAACTATTTGATACCTTTGCCGGATGTCGTCAACTATTACGGCAAGAACCCCAACAAGCAGATAATCGTTCCCAGTTGCGCGAACTATTGACTGTTGATGCTGGAGGAATTGTCTTTACCACTGTCCAGAAGTTTTCTCCAGAAAATGATGAAAATATTTATCCTGAAATTAGCCCTCGCACCAACATCATTGTCTTAGCAGATGAAGCCCACCGTAGTCAATATGGCTTCAAAGCTAGACAAGTTAACATTAAAGATGCAGAAGGTAAGGTCATCGGTAAACAAACGAAATATGGCTTTGCTAAGTATATTCGGGATGCTTTACCTCATGCAACATTTGTGGGGTTCACCGGCACCCCGGTAGAAGAAACTGATAAAAATACACCCGCAATTTTTGGTGATTATATTGATATTTACGACATTGCCCAAGCGGTGAAGGATGGGGCAACTGTTCCTATTTATTATGAAGGCCGGTTAGTCAAGGTAGACTTAGATGAGAACGGACGAAAACTCCTTGATGAACTTGACGAGGATCTGCAATATGAAGACCTCACCACCACCCAAAAAGCCAAAGCTAACCAAACCCAACTAGAAGCCATTGTCGGTTCTACGGAACGCTTAAGAACCATTGCTAAAGATATTGTTACCCACTTTGAACAACGGCAAACAGTGAACCGGGGCAAAGGAATGATTGTTACAATGAGTCGGCGTATTGCTGCGGATCTCTACGAGAAAATTATTGAACTCCGCCCCAACTGGCACAGCGATGACCTTGACACCGGCATTATAAAAGTAGTGATGACAGCAGCAGCATCTGATGAAGAAAAGCTCGTTAAACACCACACCAGCAAAAAAGACCGTCAAATTCTCGCCAAACGCTTGAAAGATCCTGACAATTCCCTGCAACTGGTGATTGTTTGTGATATGTGGTTAACGGGGTTTGATGCCCCCTGCTTGCATACAATGTACATAGATAAACCCCTGAAATCCCATAATTTGATGCAGGCGATTGCCCGAATTAACCGGGTTTATTTTGATAAAATGGGTGGGTTGATTGTTGATTATCTAGGCTTCGCCCAAGAACTTAAACAAGCCCTCTCCTTTTATTCTCAAAGCGGTGGTAGGGGTAATATTGTTGTTGACCAACAAGAAGCGGTTGGTGTTTTCCTTACCCAGTTAGAAATTGTTGAGCAGATTATGGCCGGTTGTCCTTACCAACATTATTTTACAGCTTCCACCGGCGACAAACTAAATCTGTTGAAAACTGCTACAAATTATATTGCTGACCCATCCCGTAAGACCCAATTTCAAGATGCGGTGGTTGCCCTTTCTAAAGCATTTTCTCTGGCAGTCCCCCATCCTGATGCTCTCAGAGAAGCAGAAAAACTATCTTTTTTCCAAGCCATCCAAGCCAGCCTCAAAAAGTTAGAAATCAGTGATGGGGGAGTGAGTAACATTGAAATTGAAACCGCAATTCGTCAAGTGGTGGATCAGGCGCTTGTTTCCAGTGCGGTGATTAATATTTTCGATGAGGCTGGAATTAAAAATCCTGACCTTTCCATTATTTCTGATGAATTTATGGAAGAAGTGCAGGGGATGGAGCATAAAAACTTAGCAGTTGAACTCCTCACCCGTTTATTGAAAGATGAGGTTAAAGCGAAAAGTCGCACGAATATTGTTCAAAGTCGCAAACTAGCAGAAATGTTAGAAGAAGCCCTACGACGTTATCAAAATCAAGTCATTAGTGTAACCGATATTATTGAGGAATTATTAGGAATTGCTAGGGATACGCAAGCTGCCAATAAACGAGGGGAAGAATTAAATTTAGAACCCTACGAATTAGCATTTTATGATGCACTTGCTCAAAATGAAAGTGCAAGGGACGTCATGGGGGTTGAACAATTGCGGGAACTAGCGATTGTTCTAGTCCAGAGAATTCGCCAGAATGCGACGATTGATTGGAACTTGAAGGAGAATGTGAGAGCCCGAATGAAAGTTATGGTTAAACGCTTACTGCGTGAGTATGGCTATCCCCCAGATATGCAGGCGTTGGCGACTGAGTTGGTTTTAGAGCAGGCAAAAGTTTTTACGGCATCTGTGGTTAGTTAA
- a CDS encoding GNAT family N-acetyltransferase — protein MNPINTVSKIYHLTTPEELSTLLDSELTKLYFKCFAEPPSNQDNSVDKIKAMFSRHYESGGLILVANQDNRTVGFCATVPFPKSSLFSAEAVTATNQTVISDDNFCRQHLNIEAGAAWYLADIGTDSEYRGQGIATELFKTTLSLLPAGTPIFLRVTQAKTNAIRLYQSWGFKLLGLSQYPLYKKLSGQMEVESKFIMLYENKK, from the coding sequence ATGAACCCAATTAATACGGTTAGTAAAATTTATCATCTCACCACCCCAGAAGAATTGTCTACCCTACTGGATTCTGAGTTAACAAAACTTTACTTTAAATGTTTTGCCGAACCACCATCAAACCAAGATAACAGTGTTGACAAGATAAAAGCCATGTTTTCCCGACATTACGAGTCAGGTGGATTGATACTGGTAGCAAATCAGGATAACAGAACTGTTGGATTCTGCGCTACTGTTCCCTTTCCTAAATCTTCCTTATTCTCTGCTGAAGCTGTCACCGCCACTAACCAAACAGTGATCAGTGATGATAATTTCTGCCGGCAGCATTTGAATATTGAGGCCGGTGCAGCTTGGTATTTGGCTGACATTGGTACAGATAGTGAATACCGAGGTCAAGGGATTGCTACTGAATTATTCAAAACCACGCTTTCACTATTGCCTGCCGGTACTCCCATCTTTCTGCGTGTTACTCAGGCTAAAACAAACGCAATTCGGCTTTATCAGTCTTGGGGATTTAAACTTTTAGGCTTGAGTCAATATCCTCTTTATAAAAAGTTAAGCGGTCAGATGGAGGTTGAATCGAAGTTTATTATGCTCTACGAAAATAAAAAATAG
- a CDS encoding HEPN domain-containing protein, translated as MPESFSNSAGRHLQDAQLLLVEQRWDNAVYLAGYVVECSFKVLIEQHFKHDRGAVRKYGHDLTELEGRAMERLRVLYPILDRQLPASRIAGTVLAQNHPERRYSKSGIWTEADATTAVQRAEEIYREIITKLVLNGSISSQDI; from the coding sequence ATGCCAGAGTCCTTTTCCAACTCAGCAGGTCGCCATTTACAGGATGCCCAACTTCTTTTGGTAGAGCAACGGTGGGACAACGCCGTTTACCTAGCAGGTTATGTTGTAGAATGCTCTTTTAAAGTTCTTATCGAGCAACACTTTAAGCACGATCGAGGCGCGGTAAGAAAATATGGACATGACCTCACTGAACTTGAAGGAAGGGCAATGGAACGCTTGCGGGTTCTCTATCCTATTCTGGATAGGCAACTTCCTGCTTCACGAATAGCTGGTACTGTTCTAGCTCAAAATCATCCAGAGAGAAGATATTCCAAATCTGGAATTTGGACTGAAGCTGACGCAACAACTGCCGTTCAACGTGCAGAAGAAATTTACCGAGAAATAATTACCAAGTTAGTGCTAAATGGATCAATTTCTAGCCAAGATATTTAA